CACGTCGAAACGGGCCGGATCGCGCAGGGTCACGCCTTGGGCCATCAGGCGGCGGGCGGCGCGCAATTGATAGTGGCGCTCCAGTTCGGCCAGTTGCCGGCGATCATTGGCGCCCTGCACTTCCATGGCGTTCAGCGGCTGCTCGGTGGCGACCACCAGCCCATCGCTGACCGCCATGGCGATCACGTCGGTCAGGTAGTACTCGCCCTGGGCGTTGTTGTTCGACAGACGACTCATCCAGTCACCCAGGCGCTCAGCCGGTACGGCCAGAATCCCGGTATTGCCTTCAGTGATCGCGCGCTGGGCTTCGTTGGCGTCCTTCTGCTCGACAATGGCGGTCACTTGGCCGTCGACGTTACGCACGATGCGGCCATAACCGGTGGGGTCGTCCAGCTCGACGGTCAACAGGCCCAACTGTTGTGGCGCCACATGCTTGAGCAGGCGCTGCAAGGTATCGACTTCGATCAGCGGCACATCGCCGTAAAGAATCAGCACCGTATCAGCCGTGATGAACGGCACAGCCTGGGCCACTGCATGGCCGGTACCCAGTTGTTTGTCCTGCAGGACGAAATTCAGGTCATCGGCGGCCAGGCGTTCGCGCACCGCATCGGCACCGTGGCCGATCACCACGTGAATGCGCTGTGGATCAAGTTGCCGGGCGCTGTGGATAACATGGCCAAGCATGGAATTACCGGCTACCGGGTGCAAGACCTTGGGCAGCGCCGAACGCATGCGAGTGCCTTGACCGGCCGCGAGGATAACGATTTCGAGAGACATGACTGGCTACCAATCCTGGGTGGTCAGCGGCTGCGACCAGATGATGAGTATCGGGAAAAGAAAAAGGGTAGCCGAGGCTACCCTTTTTAATCAATCGCACAGGAAGCAGACGGCTTAACCGCCGAACTTCTTGCGGATCTGCTGGACGGTGCGCAGCTGGGCTGCGGCCTCGGCCAGACGTGCAGCAGCAGAACCGTAATCGAACTCCG
The sequence above is drawn from the Pseudomonas sp. St316 genome and encodes:
- the glmU gene encoding bifunctional UDP-N-acetylglucosamine diphosphorylase/glucosamine-1-phosphate N-acetyltransferase GlmU gives rise to the protein MSLEIVILAAGQGTRMRSALPKVLHPVAGNSMLGHVIHSARQLDPQRIHVVIGHGADAVRERLAADDLNFVLQDKQLGTGHAVAQAVPFITADTVLILYGDVPLIEVDTLQRLLKHVAPQQLGLLTVELDDPTGYGRIVRNVDGQVTAIVEQKDANEAQRAITEGNTGILAVPAERLGDWMSRLSNNNAQGEYYLTDVIAMAVSDGLVVATEQPLNAMEVQGANDRRQLAELERHYQLRAARRLMAQGVTLRDPARFDVRGEVSVGRDVLIDINVILEGKVVIEDDVVIGPNCVIKDSTLRKGVVIKANSHLDGAVMGEGSDAGPFARLRPGSVLEARAHVGNFVELKNAHLGEGAKAGHLTYLGDAEVGARTNIGAGTITCNYDGANKWKTVLGEDVFIGSNNSLVAPVDISSGATTAAGSTLTQNVDKGQLAVGRARQRNIDGWKRPEKIKKP